A region of the Arctopsyche grandis isolate Sample6627 chromosome 10, ASM5162203v2, whole genome shotgun sequence genome:
attactattatatgtTAATGCTTCTTTAAATATTCTATATTATTGTGATATCCtgattttttgttattacataatattaatttaacttacacattcttataattaattactattGTTTGTTATTCAATGTTATTTTTgttcattataattattattttttattatctacatattatttgcctggaaaaaaaaaagttattataataaataacttgagaataaaatgtgtataaaaggAATAttgttgacttttaaaattcgttaaataattatacgtaagtattttaaagcaataaaaaaccacaatcaatagaaaaaaatctgactattgattataatatacaatacaatttggcgcaacaatactagattttcagttacatacattttttaaacgatcatatctcataaacgagaggaaACCAACGAAAATCTTTGCCATATTCGAATTAGTCTTCACTCTGGTACTATTTTTGTTACTCAGAATGTGTTCTGACATTTATAAATGAATATGTTCATCCACTACACAAAGTCAAGGACAAAAGAAAtagatatacacatataattacATGTTCTAATATAGCAAGTAGAGCGTATACGACATCGGAAGCGCAAAACTTGTTCCGATAGCCATGTTTCAAATTGAACGAAGCGAATACTATATCCGGCAACGAATACTTTTCTCCGAGCCGCTCTAACGACGGTAGAAACTCTTTTCTCAACACCAGATCCATGGAAGTGAACGTTTGGCGAGCCTGCACCAAAGGCAATCTGAAAATcgatacacaaacacacacacatagataattatcaaaataaacaCTCACAATTCCTCAAATTCGCATTGAAAAACCAACCCCATATCGACCAACAATTGAAAGAGTTTCTTTTCTCCGCTGAGCGTCCACAATCGCAGCTTTGACGCAGTGTAAGTCGAATACCGAAGCGATGACTCGACACTCCAATGTCGGTACAGAGCTAGGCGGACGTCTTTATCGAACCATATCTTAGTGGAAGTCGGTGCCTGAAGAAGTGTTTCAATTAATCGTACAGCTTAAAGGATgtttaaatgataaattaacAGTACAAACTTGTTGATGATCCTGATTGTTGTATGCCAAGCGCGTCACGTGCGATTGTAAAGTTCCAGTTTCCAAAATGTACTGTGAATGTTCGATTTTTTCCAACAGGACTTGTTCGGTGATACCGACAATGGCCCACCATAATAAATCGTTATTGTCTTTCGAGAGTTTCCACGCCAGCTCGAACATTATAACGGCACTCTGAAGCGATAAATATTAaggtttatttgatattttcgttaaattttatgaagtatcaatatatatatatgtagggttggaattgaacgaaaggctgatgtatgggctatgagTATGTTACGACTAATTGTGAGAAGTGGATGAAAATGGGCAGAGATATAACGGTTAGTCtcagttggacctgtgctccgcgcggttggtcgccaaacctccgcacgtatcgtcttaataaacaacatgactgaaaacgcacgtcttctaccacatatatgtatataaagatgcTATTAAGTGTGtaccaaataatttaaaaggtcaaaataaaataataaaatattgtttaaaaaaaaaatactacttaggGTTTAAGAACTGTGACCAAAACcgtatcagctctaagttagtacataaagaatacgaatataaattttcagcttgatacgttcaggggtgtggaaagaatcgtggtcacaacatttttgactcttctaagaggaaaaaatcctacTTCCGGATTATTATatacagtgatttttttttattttcatcacattgatacaagaattatacttgaatattttcgtgaagagcacacacgtttaaggggtcgaaaaaaatagtggaagaaaaatcgaacaagagtaaactgccacttccggttgacggatgcttatcaaattatatacatagcttgttattaagcttaaacttctagatatgaaatttcagttcaataaaccaaaatatttctgagaaatatataaaaaacctcgattctctagagtaaaagtactacttccggttcaggtaaaaatgtaaaaaaaattcagtcccattaaattagcggtttgggagataattgaattcaaaaacttaaaaaaaagaggacacatataaggggaggtaccatttccggccaacttaaaaatttgaaataaattaacgtcgtatcgataataatttcaataaccgatacaaagtttcagttcgataggactaacggtgttcaaaaaatacacacacacattttttctagatcatgaaaacgtgatcagtgatcgattctgagttcgaatcagtcaaaatctcgagttcgaattttcgcatcatCACAAAacctcatctattgttactacatatataaagtaaaaaacaattaCCGATCGGCTATAGAAGCTAAATTGTGTATAATCGAACATAAGTTTGTTTCTATTTTCTTCCCAGGCGCGTTTCTCCCTTCGTTTCCGTAACGATTCTTCAGTGGTCCTTTGCAAGCGTTCCATTCTGGTCTCTCGAGCTGATTCTTCCTCACTACTGTGATCCCCATCGTCTTGGTCGACTTCCGCGTCAGACTAAAATACCAACATTCATAAGTAATTCACATTCattacacataaacacatcaaaaCATAAAAGAAAGCATTACATTATCGTCATCATCTTTGAATATATCATCAAAATTGGGCACATTTTCATCCGAATCGCCCCACAACACTCGCACCTGGAATATAAACggcagttatatacatatacaaaagtgCAAAATTGAATACGTTGATGTGATTCGATGATACCTGTCCGTCGCTGTATATATTGCACACATCGGTGGGTTTGTGGGAGTCGATGATGAAGAAGATGACGCTGTCGTCGGGCTGCAGCAAGTCGATAATGTCAATGGTCCCGCCGCAGTTCACGAGCACCACGTATTTGATCTCTTCGCTGTTCTCGTCGAAGGCCGTCTTCAGATCGAGGACGCCTTTGACGGGAACGAGCGTGTACGGAATATTGTCGCATTTGAAGAGCGACTGCAGTATCTTGCAAGCGCATATTGCATCCAAGTCATAATTCACCAGAAGAAGTATTCTCTGAAATGAAAAGAAAGCAGGTCAATTAATATGGGAGGTAGccttttgaaaatatgtacaaacaatCGAACTTGCTTTGAGAGCAAATAATCAGGATCATTTTGAATAAAACGTTTTCATATACAATCGGAAACGGATACCGTTTGGAAATATGTTTACTATATCAAAAGTATATACTAAAAAGTTGGAGAACGATTTTTCATTCgggtataatatttcatt
Encoded here:
- the Cdc45 gene encoding cell division cycle protein 45, translated to MLVREPRHDFYEKLPGHRILLLVNYDLDAICACKILQSLFKCDNIPYTLVPVKGVLDLKTAFDENSEEIKYVVLVNCGGTIDIIDLLQPDDSVIFFIIDSHKPTDVCNIYSDGQVRVLWGDSDENVPNFDDIFKDDDDNSDAEVDQDDGDHSSEEESARETRMERLQRTTEESLRKRREKRAWEENRNKLMFDYTQFSFYSRSSAVIMFELAWKLSKDNNDLLWWAIVGITEQVLLEKIEHSQYILETGTLQSHVTRLAYNNQDHQQAPTSTKIWFDKDVRLALYRHWSVESSLRYSTYTASKLRLWTLSGEKKLFQLLVDMGLPLVQARQTFTSMDLVLRKEFLPSLERLGEKYSLPDIVFASFNLKHGYRNKFCASDVVYALLAILEHGVDSSSDSNQNFQTALDALSRCHGEILKKGIEIAKKILINGGRQIQASMENHAIVNMGPFLCLTLQSSAGDRWVFGEPHWLGILARWALRSSRSRTSLPLLMAVSLPSGVSVLLGVPPVADDSTRNLFGKAFEQAAIRSNLTVSLDYFDTSIMVLQTEDINKFLDALTSLLG